From a region of the Lactuca sativa cultivar Salinas chromosome 4, Lsat_Salinas_v11, whole genome shotgun sequence genome:
- the LOC111919482 gene encoding transcription initiation factor TFIID subunit 8, with the protein MSDGGGGESSKEIESALKKRRKNDEFPQAIARIAVAQVCESVGFQGFQQSALDTFSDVACKYIREIGKTSNFYANLAGRTECNVFDIIQGLEDLSLSQGFLGASDRDHCLSGSGIIKEISQFVNLSEEIGFAYSVPSFPVIKERKLTPSFLQSGETPPTDIIPPWLPKFPDSNTYISIPPSITEETRMIPNRIEQEQRILEQPSSKLEQNLTRNESEFPNNPFLSVPLQPGEKEVSFVSIPSKLKEEDENEVQNHSSWGNHVSSLDIVPPNQAVNQNSGCDTEEGSRKVLLNNRPSVQMKFHIPKKPLDTTDTPHNEKGKAEVVSWFVNDEKEKITTEKLVKEQQQPMDIEEHNGNDSVVN; encoded by the coding sequence ATGAGCGATGGAGGAGGTGGCGAGAGTTCAAAAGAAATCGAATCAgctttgaagaagagaaggaaaaACGATGAATTTCCACAGGCGATTGCGAGAATTGCAGTGGCTCAAGTATGTGAGAGTGTAGGGTTTCAAGGTTTCCAGCAGTCTGCACTTGATACATTCTCTGATGTGGCCTGCAAATATATCCGTGAGATTGGGAAGACATCAAATTTCTACGCTAATTTAGCTGGTAGAACAGAATGTAATGTGTTTGATATAATTCAAGGGTTGGAAGATTTGAGTCTCTCACAAGGGTTTCTAGGAGCTTCCGATAGAGATCATTGTTTATCAGGATCTGGTATCATCAAAGAGATTTCACAATTCGTTAATTTATCTGAAGAAATAGGATTTGCTTACTCTGTTCCTTCCTTTCCAGTAATCAAAGAACGAAAGTTAACACCAAGTTTCTTGCAATCTGGAGAAACACCCCCTACAGACATCATCCCTCCTTGGTTACCTAAATTCCCTGATTCCAACACATATATTAGCATCCCTCCATCCATTACTGAAGAAACTCGAATGATCCCTAATAGAATTGAGCAAGAACAGAGGATCCTTGAGCAACCATCTTCAAAATTGGAGCAAAATTTGACACGTAATGAATCTGAATTCCCAAACAACCCTTTCCTTTCTGTGCCTCTACAACCTGGGGAGAAGGAGGTTTCTTTTGTTTCAATTCCTAGTAAACTTAAAGAAGAAGATGAGAATGAGGTACAAAATCACAGCTCATGGGGGAATCATGTTTCTTCATTGGATATTGTTCCACCAAATCAGGCAGTTAATCAGAACAGTGGTTGTGATACAGAAGAAGGTAGCAGAAAAGTTCTTTTGAACAATAGACCCTCAGTTCAAATGAAGTTTCACATTCCCAAAAAGCCCTTGGATACTACAGACACACCACACAATGAGAAAGGAAAAGCAGAAGTTGTGTCTTGGTTTGTGAATGATGAGAAAGAAAAGATAACAACAGAGAAACTTGtgaaagaacaacaacaaccaatGGATATTGAAGAGCATAATGGAAATGATTCAGTTGTAAATTAG
- the LOC111919481 gene encoding protein LONGIFOLIA 1 isoform X1, with product MATKVVYKQREEKKEFQKQFGCMNGLFQLFDRRYLLGLHRNGRNQKMLTPGEGENGKKEIKNSSEKVEEINTKRVVIEKSRVSIESSRNSFSSSCSSTTFSSLECSKRVHMEMQIPSLSTSPKLRKNQQDCSLPDIRDVVKNSMTRTIRVASAKNIEKEMKHIDSPRPFVRQKSVEFEYERKDRNLAKEASRLSCDERESKYSLKSSLKVKEVPRLSLDSKQNKNSKNTLDQTQEPGSNKRPSSGVVARLMGLEGFQDSNLEIETLKKTKIPFLDHELVSRFKKMEVKNGSFSVYGEMEKRLSGIEFKTSGKDLRALKQILEGIKNKEQSLETKKKVKPVNGTRRELVNREVKPVKLTLTKVNHGENGNDSFGRKKVKDLTPRKKKVAGGPPRLVACSNSEKLTGERKKSKKVSSDLTRVKKQSNSKNPKTKMKNKEETRNDQPKEDHKVIEDNFVERLIEEETQTPIVDLPKITIEQPSPVSVLDVFYTEDTPSPLNKKDTAFNDYEALDFEENQETEWNQVEDYSDDFKLNFFNSTNEEHEYISEILLTSGFLKDIESAIRIVQIHPTGSLIKPDLFHFLEKKEGFTDDECHKKNEKLKRKLIFDSVNDILLKKLVILGSFDMWSGKRRLGILNGEKLLKELCSEIDNLQTAPERFVYDEDDEVKNLVSVDVNKSEDWGECCYEVPGVVLDIERLIFKDLIDEVVNADMAPRRQCRRLFPM from the exons aTGGCTACTAAGGTTGTGTACAAACAAAGAGAAGAAAAAAAAGAGTTTCAGAAGCAGTTTGGATGCATGAATGGACTTTTTCAGCTCTTTGATAGGCGTTACCTTCTTGGTCTACATCGTAATGGCCGGAATCAGAAAATGCTAACCCCAG GTGAAGGTGAAAATGGCAAAAAGGAGATCAAGAATTCATCTGAGAAAGTTGAG GAGATAAATACAAAGAGGGTTGTGATCGAAAAGAGCCGAGTGTCGATTGAGTCATCAAGAAACTCGTTTTCATCATCTTGTTCATCAACCACTTTCTCATCTTTAGAATGTAGTAAAAGGGTACATATGGAAATGCAAATTCCCTCTTTATCCACATCCCCAAAATTACGAAAAAACCAACAAGATTGTTCTTTACCAGATATTAGAGACGTGGTGAAGAACTCGATGACTAGGACAATCCGCGTGGCATCAGccaaaaatatagaaaaagaAATGAAGCACATTGATTCCCCAAGGCCTTTTGTAAGACAAAAATCGGTTGAATTTGAATATGAAAGAAAAGATAGAAATCTTGCAAAAGAAGCATCAAGATTGTCTTGTGATGAAAGGGAATCCAAGTATTCTTTGAAGTCAAGTTTGAAAGTCAAAGAGGTTCCAAGATTATCGTTAGATAGTAAGCAAAATAAGAATTCCAAGAATACCCTTGATCAAACCCAAGAGCCAGGAAGTAATAAAAGACCTTCATCGGGTGTTGTGGCTAGGTTGATGGGTTTAGAGGGTTTTCAAGATTCCAATCTTGAAATTGAAACCTTGAAgaagactaaaataccctttttgGATCATGAATTGGTTTCAAGATTCAAGAAAATGGAAGTGAAAAACGGGTCTTTTTCGGTTTATGGTGAGATGGAGAAAAGATTGAGTGGAATTGAGTTTAAAACATCAGGGAAGGATCTCAGAGCACTTAAGCAGATACTTGAAGGAATAAAGAACAAGGAACAATCTTTGGAGACCAAGAaaaaagtcaaaccagtcaatGGGACTAGACGTGAGCTAGTGAACCGGGAAGTCAAACCGgttaagttgactttgactaaagtCAACCATGGTGAAAATGGGAACGATTCGTTTGGAAGGAAAAAGGTCAAAGATTTGACTCCAAGAAAAAAGAAGGTGGCTGGTGGGCCACCAAGATTAGTGGCATGCTCAAACTCGGAAAAGTTGACCGGAGAAAGAAAAAAGTCAAAGAAAGTCTCGTCTGATTTGACCAGAGTCAAAAAACAATCAAATTCCAAAAACCCAAAAACCAAAATGAAAAACAAAGAGGAAACAAGAAATGATCAGCCAAAAGAAGATCACAAGGTGATTGAG GATAATTTTGTTGAAAGATTGATAGAAGAAGAGACACAGACACCAATTGTTGATCTTCCAAAAATTACAATTGAACAACCGAGTCCTGTTTCAGTTCTTGATGTGTTCTACACAGAAGACACACCTTCTCCATTAAACAAGAAAGACACTGCTTTCAATG ATTATGAGGCTTTAGACTTTGAGGAGAATCAAGAAACAGAATGGAATCAAGTGGAGGATTATTCAGATGATTTCAAATTGAATTTTTTCAACTCCACAAATGAAGAGCATGAATACATAAGTGAGATATTATTAACTTCAGGTTTTTTAAAAGATATAGAATCTGCAATCAGAATAGTTCAGATTCATCCAACGGGTAGTTTGATAAAACCTGATTTGTTCCACTTTTTGGAGAAAAAAGAAGGATTTACAGATGATGAATGTCATAAAAAGaatgaaaaattaaaaagaaaattgaTATTTGATTCTGTGAACGACATTCTTCTTAAAAAATTAGTAATTTTAGGCTCTTTTGATATGTGGAGTGGAAAAAGAAGATTAGGGATTCTGAATGGAGAAAAGTTACTGAAAGAATTGTGTTCAGAAATAGATAATCTCCAAACTGCCCCTGAGAGATTTGTgtatgatgaagatgatgaagtgaaaAATCTTGTGAGTGTAGATGTGAATAAATCAGAAGATTGGGGTGAGTGCTGTTATGAGGTTCCAGGGGTAGTTTTGGACATAGAGCGGTTGATTTTTAAAGACTTGATTGATGAGGTTGTGAATGCTGACATGGCGCCACGTAGACAGTGTAGGCGATTGTTTCCTATGTAG
- the LOC111919481 gene encoding protein LONGIFOLIA 2 isoform X2 — MATKVVYKQREEKKEFQKQFGCMNGLFQLFDRRYLLGLHRNGRNQKMLTPGEGENGKKEIKNSSEKVEEINTKRVVIEKSRVSIESSRNSFSSSCSSTTFSSLECSKRVHMEMQIPSLSTSPKLRKNQQDCSLPDIRDVVKNSMTRTIRVASAKNIEKEMKHIDSPRPFVRQKSVEFEYERKDRNLAKEASRLSCDERESKYSLKSSLKVKEVPRLSLDSKQNKNSKNTLDQTQEPGSNKRPSSGVVARLMGLEGFQDSNLEIETLKKTKIPFLDHELVSRFKKMEVKNGSFSVYGEMEKRLSGIEFKTSGKDLRALKQILEGIKNKEQSLETKKKVKPVNGTRRELVNREVKPVKLTLTKVNHGENGNDSFGRKKVKDLTPRKKKVAGGPPRLVACSNSEKLTGERKKSKKVSSDLTRVKKQSNSKNPKTKMKNKEETRNDQPKEDHKDNFVERLIEEETQTPIVDLPKITIEQPSPVSVLDVFYTEDTPSPLNKKDTAFNDYEALDFEENQETEWNQVEDYSDDFKLNFFNSTNEEHEYISEILLTSGFLKDIESAIRIVQIHPTGSLIKPDLFHFLEKKEGFTDDECHKKNEKLKRKLIFDSVNDILLKKLVILGSFDMWSGKRRLGILNGEKLLKELCSEIDNLQTAPERFVYDEDDEVKNLVSVDVNKSEDWGECCYEVPGVVLDIERLIFKDLIDEVVNADMAPRRQCRRLFPM; from the exons aTGGCTACTAAGGTTGTGTACAAACAAAGAGAAGAAAAAAAAGAGTTTCAGAAGCAGTTTGGATGCATGAATGGACTTTTTCAGCTCTTTGATAGGCGTTACCTTCTTGGTCTACATCGTAATGGCCGGAATCAGAAAATGCTAACCCCAG GTGAAGGTGAAAATGGCAAAAAGGAGATCAAGAATTCATCTGAGAAAGTTGAG GAGATAAATACAAAGAGGGTTGTGATCGAAAAGAGCCGAGTGTCGATTGAGTCATCAAGAAACTCGTTTTCATCATCTTGTTCATCAACCACTTTCTCATCTTTAGAATGTAGTAAAAGGGTACATATGGAAATGCAAATTCCCTCTTTATCCACATCCCCAAAATTACGAAAAAACCAACAAGATTGTTCTTTACCAGATATTAGAGACGTGGTGAAGAACTCGATGACTAGGACAATCCGCGTGGCATCAGccaaaaatatagaaaaagaAATGAAGCACATTGATTCCCCAAGGCCTTTTGTAAGACAAAAATCGGTTGAATTTGAATATGAAAGAAAAGATAGAAATCTTGCAAAAGAAGCATCAAGATTGTCTTGTGATGAAAGGGAATCCAAGTATTCTTTGAAGTCAAGTTTGAAAGTCAAAGAGGTTCCAAGATTATCGTTAGATAGTAAGCAAAATAAGAATTCCAAGAATACCCTTGATCAAACCCAAGAGCCAGGAAGTAATAAAAGACCTTCATCGGGTGTTGTGGCTAGGTTGATGGGTTTAGAGGGTTTTCAAGATTCCAATCTTGAAATTGAAACCTTGAAgaagactaaaataccctttttgGATCATGAATTGGTTTCAAGATTCAAGAAAATGGAAGTGAAAAACGGGTCTTTTTCGGTTTATGGTGAGATGGAGAAAAGATTGAGTGGAATTGAGTTTAAAACATCAGGGAAGGATCTCAGAGCACTTAAGCAGATACTTGAAGGAATAAAGAACAAGGAACAATCTTTGGAGACCAAGAaaaaagtcaaaccagtcaatGGGACTAGACGTGAGCTAGTGAACCGGGAAGTCAAACCGgttaagttgactttgactaaagtCAACCATGGTGAAAATGGGAACGATTCGTTTGGAAGGAAAAAGGTCAAAGATTTGACTCCAAGAAAAAAGAAGGTGGCTGGTGGGCCACCAAGATTAGTGGCATGCTCAAACTCGGAAAAGTTGACCGGAGAAAGAAAAAAGTCAAAGAAAGTCTCGTCTGATTTGACCAGAGTCAAAAAACAATCAAATTCCAAAAACCCAAAAACCAAAATGAAAAACAAAGAGGAAACAAGAAATGATCAGCCAAAAGAAGATCACAAG GATAATTTTGTTGAAAGATTGATAGAAGAAGAGACACAGACACCAATTGTTGATCTTCCAAAAATTACAATTGAACAACCGAGTCCTGTTTCAGTTCTTGATGTGTTCTACACAGAAGACACACCTTCTCCATTAAACAAGAAAGACACTGCTTTCAATG ATTATGAGGCTTTAGACTTTGAGGAGAATCAAGAAACAGAATGGAATCAAGTGGAGGATTATTCAGATGATTTCAAATTGAATTTTTTCAACTCCACAAATGAAGAGCATGAATACATAAGTGAGATATTATTAACTTCAGGTTTTTTAAAAGATATAGAATCTGCAATCAGAATAGTTCAGATTCATCCAACGGGTAGTTTGATAAAACCTGATTTGTTCCACTTTTTGGAGAAAAAAGAAGGATTTACAGATGATGAATGTCATAAAAAGaatgaaaaattaaaaagaaaattgaTATTTGATTCTGTGAACGACATTCTTCTTAAAAAATTAGTAATTTTAGGCTCTTTTGATATGTGGAGTGGAAAAAGAAGATTAGGGATTCTGAATGGAGAAAAGTTACTGAAAGAATTGTGTTCAGAAATAGATAATCTCCAAACTGCCCCTGAGAGATTTGTgtatgatgaagatgatgaagtgaaaAATCTTGTGAGTGTAGATGTGAATAAATCAGAAGATTGGGGTGAGTGCTGTTATGAGGTTCCAGGGGTAGTTTTGGACATAGAGCGGTTGATTTTTAAAGACTTGATTGATGAGGTTGTGAATGCTGACATGGCGCCACGTAGACAGTGTAGGCGATTGTTTCCTATGTAG